A region of the Kaistia geumhonensis genome:
GCGCCGCAAGAAGGATTGCTGAATCCGTTACCGCCAGTTTGCGGTCGATATCGAGAATCTCTGCCGTCAGCGGTCCGCGCACCGCCAGAACCGTCCATTTCGGCCCGCCGAAATCCTGCGGCTTCGGTCGATACCCGACGCCGCTACCGAACACGAACCACTCCTTTCCGAGCGGCATCTTGTCCGAGAGAATTGTGCCGATTCCGGATAGATACGCGTCAGGCCGCCGCTCGAGGGATGAGCCGAAGAGCCTGTCCCACATCCACATATTCAGTTCGTCGCCGAAGTTCTTGCTCTTGAAGTAGTAGAGTTGCATCGGAAGACGATCCTGATCAAACAGCGTTGTTGGCCAATTCAATTAACATGCACATTGCCCTGCGTCTGGTCCGGCACAGAGCAGGCTCTTCCCGCGCGTCATATGCGGCACACTGTCGAAAACCGGCGCAAAGCACGAGTCCGTCACCAGCGACAGCGCCGCCTTTCGGCACGCTGTCTTGTATGGCAAAGGACTAATGTCGCGTCACCACATTTATGTTGCACCGCACACTTTTGGTCCATAACATGTCGATAATGCGTGAGAGGGGCAAGCCGGATTTCCGGCTCTAGCGGTCGGGCGTTAAGCAATGTGGTTGACAGCGGTCGCAGTACCGGCCGAGCGGCCGCGCGGTTTGGCCCGGCTTTTCCGACAGGTCGGGAGCCTCAGCGAGACATTGCTTGAGTGCAGCGGTGCCGCCGCGCGGTTTCACCCCGTGCGAAACGCAATTGCGTTATCTCGAGACCAACTGATGCCGGCCGCCATGGCCGATGAACGTCAGCAGCCACCGACGCGAGCGCCGCAATCGCGCCGCCGCGGCGATTGCATGTGATCATCTCGACCGTGACAAGCGAAGTGGGCGGGCAATGAGAGTCTTGCGCGTTATTGCGAGCGTCAATCCGAAGGCCGGCGGGCCGATCGAGGGCATGAAGCTCTCCACCGCAGCGCTGACGCCGATGGGCGTGGACACCGAGGTCGTTTCGCTCGACACGCCCGATATGGCCGAAGCAGCAGGACTGCCCTACAAGGTCCACGCGCTCGGCCCGGGCATCGGCAAGATCAAGTACACCGCTAAACTTCCGCAATGGATCGCGGCGAACGGCCACCGCTTCGATGCGGCTGTGGTCCACGGTCTTTGGCACTACAGCTCGATCGGCGGTCACGCCGGGCTGAGCCGAGGGCGCGTTCCCTACGTCCTGTTTCCACACGGGATGATGGATCCCTGGTTCAAGAAGACCTATCCACTGAAGCATGTCGCCAAGCAGACGTTCTGGCTGCTCTGGCAGGGGCGGGCGCTCCGGGATGCGAACGAGGTTCTGTTCACGTCGGAGGAGGAGAGGCGGCTCGCGCGCGGAGTTTTTCGTGGCTATGGCTATCGGGAACGGGTCGTCGCCTACGGCACGGCGGGACCGGTCGACGATGCCCAGAATCAGCTGGCGGCCTGGCATCGATTTGCGCCGGAACTCGCGAACCGGCGGTACTTCCTGTTTCTCAGCCGTATCCATCCCAAGAAGGGCTGTGACCTCGCGATAACGGCGTTTGCCCGGCTCGCGGCCGCTCATCCCGGCGTCGATCTGGTGATGGCAGGGCCCGACCAGACGGGCTGGGTCGCGGAGCTCAAGCAACTGGCCGCGAAACTGGGCATCGCCGACCGGATCCACTGGCCGGGAATGCTGACCGGGGACGTGAAATGGGGCGCGATTCGCGCCGCCGAGGTGTTTGTCCTGCCTTCGCATCAGGAGAATTTCGGCATCGTCGTCGCCGAGGCCATGGCCTGCGGCACGCCGGTGCTGACGACCAACCAGGTCAATATCTGGCAGGAAGTCGAAGCAAGCGGCGGTGGACTTGTCAGCGAAGTGACCGCCGACGGCATCCACCGGCTCATGGCGAGCTGGCTTGCAATGTCGGACGATCAGAAGGCAGAGATGCGGCAGAAGGCTCTGGACGGTTTCAGACAGCGATTTGCCATCGACGCCGTGGCGCGTGACCTTCTGGCAGCTTTGCGGGATGCGGCGTCTCAACGTCGCTAGCGTCACCTACCCTTCCGTGGGCCGGGGCCGACCTTCGGCTCGGCAATTCTGGATATCTGAGAGACCTGATGCGCATTGGCCTCCTCACCTACCATTTTTCCGAGAATTTCGGCGCCCTCATGCAGGCCTATGGCTTGCGGCAGTGGTTGATCACGCGCGGGCATGACGCTCAGTTCATCAATTACCATCCTTCCTATGTGGAGGAGGGGGGCGAATTCAGCCGGATCTGGGATCCGCGGCGTGCCAAGGTCAATGCCAAGATCGCCTATCTGAAGCTGTCGACGCTGCAGCGCCGGCTGTTCGGCAACAAGGAGCAGGCCCGCGCCTTCGAGCGGTTCCGCCAGGACGCGCTCGGCATCACGGGCAAGAGACTGCATACGAAGGCCGAAGTCGACGCCATGCTGGCGAGCCAGGCCAAACCCTTCGACGTGATCTCCGTCGGCAGCGATCAGATATGGAATCCGTCGCAGCAATATGGCCTCGATCCGGTCTATTTCGCCGATCTCGCCGTCAAGCCGGGAACGCGGCGCATCTCCTATGCCGCAAGCTTCGGCAAGAACAGCATCGATCCGCAGTTTGAGCCTCAGGTCCGAACGCTGATCCGCTCACTCGACGGCATTTCCGCGCGGGAAGAGAGCGGCGCCGAGATTGCCCGCCGGCTGAGCGGCCGCGAGGTGACCTGCGTTCCGGATCCCACGCTCTTGCTGGGCGATTTCGAGCCGCTGATCGCGAAGTCCGAGCCCATCGAGAAGGAAAGGACCTTCTGCTACACGCTGCGGACAGGCCAGGGGATCCGCGAAGTCGCCGATCAGGTGAGCAAGATCCTCGGTGCCGAGGTCGTGTCCCCCTACAACGTGCACCGGCGCTGGGCCGAGATCGGGCGAACGATCTACCCGTCTCCCTATGGCTGGCTAGCTACGATCAAGGCTTCCCGCTTCGTCCTCACCAATTCGTTCCATGGGACCGTGTTCGCGATCCTTATGAGGAAGCCTTTCCTGGTCGTTGGCCTCCCGGGCACCAAGAAGAGCCTGAACGAACGCGCCCTCAACCTTCTGGGACTGGTCGGCCTCGAGCACCGCTTCGTGACTGGCGATCAGCAGGATGTGGTTGCGCGGCTGGTCGGTACCGAGATCGATTGGGCACCTGTCGAGCAGCGACTCGCCGCATTGCAGGCGACGGGCGCTGGCTTCCTCGAGGCGCAGCTCGCCTTGGCCGCGCAGAGTGGCGCCGGTTCCGCGGTGTCGCGCTAACCTGCAGTCCGCCCGCTCATGATCGACGCCGCCTGTTGAACCGCCGGGACCGAGTACGGGCCGGACCATTGCCGGAGATGCCGACGATGCCGCTGTCGTTGACGGTTATCATTCTGACGTTCGACGAGGAGCTTCATCTCGAGCGCTGCCTCGCGTCGATCGCGCCGCTCGGTGCGAGAGTGGTCGTGGTCGATTCGGGATCACATGACCGGACACAGGAGATCGCACGTGCTGCCGGTGCCGAGGTTTTCGAGCATCCCTTCCTCAACCAGGCGGCCCAGTTCAACTGGGCGCTCGAGAACACCGACACAAGGTCGGACTGGATCATGCGTCTCGATGCTGATGAGGTGCTGGAGCCCGAGCTGGTCGACGAAATATTGAGCAAGCTTCCCCGGATGCCTGCCGATGTCGCTGGTATCAACCTGAAGCGGCGTCACGTTTTCCTCGGCCGCTGGATCAGGCATGGCGGGCGCTATCCGGTGACGCTGCTCCGGATCTGGCGGAGGGGGCAGGGTCGCGTCGAGGATCGCTGGATGGATGAACACGTCATTGTCCAGGGCGGGCGCACCGAGACATTCGACAAGGATTTTTCCGACTGGAACCTCAAGGATCTCACCTTCTTCATCGACAAGCACAATAAGTATGCGACGCGCGAGGCGGTTGAGATCATCAACCAGCGCCATGGTCTGTTCGCGCGGGACACCGGCATGTCGGCCGAGAGTGCTTCAAGGCAGGCGGCGTTCAAGCGCTGGGCGAAGGAATCGGTCTATAATCGCCTGCCGTTCTGGCTGGGACCATTCGGCTATTTCATGATGCGCATGTCGGTCCAGGGCGGTTTCCTGGACGGGCGCGAGGGACTCATCTACCATTTCCTGCAGGGCTTCTGGTACCGCTTCCTCGTCGGGGCGAAGGTGCTGGAGTTCGAACGGGAGTTGGTTGGCGCGGATGGACCTGCGGCCAAGCGCGCGATGCTTCGGGACCTTACGGGGTTGAAGATCTAGGACGGATCGGCGGGCCGGCTTCGGTCAGGCCGAGGTTCCGCGCCTCGCCATGACGGCATTGATCGCCAGACCGAGCATCGCGCCGGCAAGTCCACCCAGCGAACTGGCGACGACATCGGACATTTTTGGCGACCGGCCTGGCGAAAATGCCTGAAGCGCCTCCATGAGCACAGAGAGCGCACAGAGAAGCGCAGCGCGGAGCAACACCTCCCGCCGGGAGAGGCCGAGGCTCAGCACGGCTGCCGTTCCGCAATAGGCGATAAAATGTTCGAAACCCTTCGGAGCACCTGTCCTCGCCATTTCCTGGGCGGGAAGAAGCGACAGCACGACGATCGCCCCGATACAGGCGCTTCCTCCGATGCGGCGAAGCCAGTTGACCAGCGGTCTCATGCCGTGGACGCTAAAGGATGACGTCACAGGGCACAACCACAGCAGATCCGCCATCGAAGTTGCTGCGCCTGCGCCCGGATGACTGTCAGGGGCCGCCGCGTGCGCGTCAGGTGGGGACGTTGATTGTTGCGGCGAAAGCCCCGATGCTGCGCCGCGTCCGAGTCATTCGGTAGTGCAGGATTGATGGACGTCAGCCAGCCCTCGTCACGTCGCCGTTCGGGTCGATCGAAGCGACCCGGATCTTCCCGCAACAATTGGTTGAAGACGGCTGTTCAGGGCGGGGTCATCGTCGTGTTGACGCTCGTCATCTGGCTGGGCGTCATCCTGCTCAGCCGCGGATCGCCCGATCGGGCCGACGACCCCGGCGCTTTCATGAGGGGGGACAGCACGGCTGGCTTGCTTCGCCAGGCATCCGGGTTTCTGACCGCCACTCCACCCGATCCGGCCGCGGCTATCGTCCTGGCTCGCGAGGCACTGGTCAAAAGTCCGCTTAACACCGCTGCCCTGACCATTCTGGCACAGGCCGAAGAAGCGGCCGGAAATGCTGCCATCGCGGCGCCGCTGTACCGACTCGCGTCGGATTTGAACAAGCATCTGTCGCAGCCGCTGATCTGGGCGATTAATGACGCGAATGCCCGCAAGGATTACGAGTCGGTCGTCCGCTATGCCGATCTGTTCCTGCGGAGCACGCCAACGACAACGACGGCCGCGGCCGCGGCGACGATCGATCTCCTGGTCGGAGTGGCCTCGACGGCCCCGACCGCGTCGCTGATCGTCCCCTATCTGAAGAATGCTCCGCCTTGGCGGGATGCGTATCTCAACCGCCTTGCCGACACGGGCGTCGTGGGCGCTTTCGAGAATGTCGTTGCAGGGATCGATTACCGCGAGATCGCCTTCCCGTGGCGCAAATATCTGAACCGCCTCGTCTCGTCCGGCGAGATCGCAACGGCCTATGTCCTGAACTATGGGCTCCTCAATCCCGATTCATCGGACCCCGTGCCCTATCTGTTCGATGGCGGGTTCGAGCGTGGCGCGGCCGACAATCTGCCTTTCGCGTGGACGATCTCCAATCTGCGAAGTGCCACAATCGGGTTCGATCCCACGACCACGCATGGCGGCCGCTACTCCCTGGCGCTCAGCTTCACGGCCCCGGTGTCGTTCCACAATGTCTACCAGACCATGATGCTTCCGGCCGGCTCCTATCGCCTGAACGGCTTCGTCAAGATGAGTGATCTCAAGGCTGCAACCGGCTTGCAGTGGACGATCTTCTGCAAGGGCTCGCCGCCATACGTCATCGGCACCAGCCCCCTCTTCAGCGGAAACGCGGACTGGACCGCGTTCACGGCGCCGTTTGTCGTGCCCGCAACCGGATGCGAGGCCCAGACCCTGCGCCTCGACCTAGCCGAGCGGATAGCCGCCGACCGCAAGATCGAAGGTCGCATCTGGTTCGACGACCTGTCCATCCAGGGGGAAGGCTAGTGGCCGACAACACGCCGATCATGCAGCGGGCGATGCCCTATCTGACGGTGGCTGTGTGGAGCTTCGCCGAGCTCTTCGGCGGCGCCACGCGCGTTGGCATGGACAATGATCTTCTGGTGCAGCTGGTCAGCGCCCCACTGCTGGTGCTCGCCTTGTTCTGCCTGTTCGGCGAGCGACGCTATGCCGGCGCCCGACCCTATGTCCTTTCGATCGCGCTCGTCGTTATTCTCATCTGCCTTCAGTTGGTGCCGCTGCCGCCTGAGATCTGGACGCGCCTCGGGAGCAGGGAGGTTGCCGAGATCGTCTATACGACCGCCGGTATTCCGTTGCCGTGGCTGCCCGTCAGTCTTGTTCCCGGGTTGACGAAATTTGCGCTCGCCTCCCTGATCGCGCCCGTGGCGATCTTTTGCGGCACACTCGTGATGGCACGGGACGGAAAGCTCTTCCTGATCATCGTCCCCGTGGCCGTCGCGACTCTGCATGTGTTCGTTGGCGTCGGCCAGTTCAATAATGCGGCGAACGAGTACTGGTCGAGCACGATCGCGCTCTACGTGCCCGGCGAGGCCTATGGCTATTTTGCCAACCGCAACCACTACGCCGCCTCCAATTACGCGATGATACCCCTGGCGTTCGGATGGCTGCTTGCCTTGCGCAGCGAGCCTCGGCGTTTCGGAATTCTCTGGGCCATCGCCGGAGCCGCTGCGATCGCTCTGTTCCTGATCGGCCTTTCCATCGCCTATTCGCGGGCCGGCGCCGCGATCGGCGCCGCGACGATCGGCATGTGCGCTGCGCTTTATTTCAAGACCCGCGACCGAGCGGAGGTCCCGCGCGGCGTGAGCATCGCCATCCTGGCGGCGATCATCGTCGTCAGCCTCGTCTTCATCGTTGGAATCGCGAGTCTCGTGGGCGAGCGCGGCGTCGCCTATTCGATCAGAGGCGTGTTCGTCGAGAAGACGCTTGGTCTCATCGCTGGCGCGCCGATCTTTGGATACGGGCTGGGCAGCTTCGTCCCGCTCTACATGA
Encoded here:
- a CDS encoding glycosyltransferase — encoded protein: MNVSSHRRERRNRAAAAIACDHLDRDKRSGRAMRVLRVIASVNPKAGGPIEGMKLSTAALTPMGVDTEVVSLDTPDMAEAAGLPYKVHALGPGIGKIKYTAKLPQWIAANGHRFDAAVVHGLWHYSSIGGHAGLSRGRVPYVLFPHGMMDPWFKKTYPLKHVAKQTFWLLWQGRALRDANEVLFTSEEERRLARGVFRGYGYRERVVAYGTAGPVDDAQNQLAAWHRFAPELANRRYFLFLSRIHPKKGCDLAITAFARLAAAHPGVDLVMAGPDQTGWVAELKQLAAKLGIADRIHWPGMLTGDVKWGAIRAAEVFVLPSHQENFGIVVAEAMACGTPVLTTNQVNIWQEVEASGGGLVSEVTADGIHRLMASWLAMSDDQKAEMRQKALDGFRQRFAIDAVARDLLAALRDAASQRR
- a CDS encoding polysaccharide pyruvyl transferase family protein, producing MRIGLLTYHFSENFGALMQAYGLRQWLITRGHDAQFINYHPSYVEEGGEFSRIWDPRRAKVNAKIAYLKLSTLQRRLFGNKEQARAFERFRQDALGITGKRLHTKAEVDAMLASQAKPFDVISVGSDQIWNPSQQYGLDPVYFADLAVKPGTRRISYAASFGKNSIDPQFEPQVRTLIRSLDGISAREESGAEIARRLSGREVTCVPDPTLLLGDFEPLIAKSEPIEKERTFCYTLRTGQGIREVADQVSKILGAEVVSPYNVHRRWAEIGRTIYPSPYGWLATIKASRFVLTNSFHGTVFAILMRKPFLVVGLPGTKKSLNERALNLLGLVGLEHRFVTGDQQDVVARLVGTEIDWAPVEQRLAALQATGAGFLEAQLALAAQSGAGSAVSR
- a CDS encoding glycosyltransferase family 2 protein → MPTMPLSLTVIILTFDEELHLERCLASIAPLGARVVVVDSGSHDRTQEIARAAGAEVFEHPFLNQAAQFNWALENTDTRSDWIMRLDADEVLEPELVDEILSKLPRMPADVAGINLKRRHVFLGRWIRHGGRYPVTLLRIWRRGQGRVEDRWMDEHVIVQGGRTETFDKDFSDWNLKDLTFFIDKHNKYATREAVEIINQRHGLFARDTGMSAESASRQAAFKRWAKESVYNRLPFWLGPFGYFMMRMSVQGGFLDGREGLIYHFLQGFWYRFLVGAKVLEFERELVGADGPAAKRAMLRDLTGLKI
- a CDS encoding VanZ family protein gives rise to the protein MADLLWLCPVTSSFSVHGMRPLVNWLRRIGGSACIGAIVVLSLLPAQEMARTGAPKGFEHFIAYCGTAAVLSLGLSRREVLLRAALLCALSVLMEALQAFSPGRSPKMSDVVASSLGGLAGAMLGLAINAVMARRGTSA
- a CDS encoding O-antigen ligase family protein produces the protein MADNTPIMQRAMPYLTVAVWSFAELFGGATRVGMDNDLLVQLVSAPLLVLALFCLFGERRYAGARPYVLSIALVVILICLQLVPLPPEIWTRLGSREVAEIVYTTAGIPLPWLPVSLVPGLTKFALASLIAPVAIFCGTLVMARDGKLFLIIVPVAVATLHVFVGVGQFNNAANEYWSSTIALYVPGEAYGYFANRNHYAASNYAMIPLAFGWLLALRSEPRRFGILWAIAGAAAIALFLIGLSIAYSRAGAAIGAATIGMCAALYFKTRDRAEVPRGVSIAILAAIIVVSLVFIVGIASLVGERGVAYSIRGVFVEKTLGLIAGAPIFGYGLGSFVPLYMTTELPTEINRYFANHAHNDWLEIVLDTGLFGAVALLVFTCWIAFRTMRMWIFDRPSGALGTFALAASITVVGLLAHSVLDYPLRTTALASTFAACCAMIAAVAAGWDRQRTAERPMKVDAPAGDERRHRSRSRRQPAGT